Below is a genomic region from Papilio machaon chromosome 19, ilPapMach1.1, whole genome shotgun sequence.
tttatgcaaatttCGCGACTTACCTTATCTCCAAAGTTTTGGCAACAGCAATTACTTTCCTCATAACGGGTTTACGTCCCTTTCacgataaatttatataatcaaCTTggtgtacagtcagctgcataatTACATTTCCAAAATTTTAGAAACTTGTGCTGGCCTTCGGTTTTAAAAATCGTATTAATCATTAGCTTGTATTCATAGAAACATACAGACAGATACGCTCATACATAGTTTTGAAATCAAAAGCGTATACAAGTTTCTGAAgccttataaaaatgtatacatatttatgcagctgactgtacattgTACCTCAGTAAATTTAAGTATGTATATACAATTACGAATGTACATAAGCCGAAGTAAGCAGTGTtaacatacataatatataaaatcttctTAGCATTTTATTGATCTTCCTACATTTCAGTTTACatgaaaaactttaaaaaagacACTGGCACACGTTATGAGAGTACCATATTTGAAACTTGTTACACTTGATAAAAGACAggtacaataatattaatcatacTTAGTTCTcacaaaactttaaacttCCGCAATAAGTTAatcgtataaaaaattaaatgataacttttaattactcaattacaaaaaaattacattccaTTTAGTTGAAAACTTCAACGaataattaagaattaattaaaataattattaagaataaatttttgtcTAGTGATAAAATACTGCggttagtataaaaaatgaatcttGGACTACCGGAAAGACATTCTATTTGACGTTAGGTAAGTGGTGTTTTTATTACACACACCGCGACGTACAGATAACTGGGTAACCCGGATATTTGTCCGGTTGTAAGAAAAAGAACGATTACAGACCACTActtaaaattgtgtaataatCGCACTCAATTCATACAAGTtttcaacagtggtagacgccagcaacaacaacatctgttgtacgaattggccggctcgcccggtgaaataccacgaccacacagaagacaggcgtgaagtggaagtaattccgcgtttcatctgatgagtgtggtgccggaggtctaattttagtcctctttccccaCCCACTCCTTTTCTTAtgaggaaaggatgggaagggtaggtggatttgatggaggaggagatgcataggaaggttaaatattctctttttgtgcgtcttctccttcgtcgattgagggtaggcaacgcatctgcaattctgaatgtctatgggtagcggtcgcttcggCATTTCGatgaattcatgtggccgcttgctcgtttgccaccttgtaatgtataaaaaaaagtctaatCATATCAAATTTTGATAGCACTAAGATTACTGAAGATTAAAACTGATGAAATGACTGATTGTATATTATAGGGATATCACACGGAAATTCCGCAGCGCAATTGGACGAGCTGTGTACAGTCCATGAAAGTcaagaaaacattaaataactaaactgAAATAATATCAGCACAAGGAATTAATTGCATAAAAATGATGATACAGATAAGGCCGGATCAACTAAATATTGGATTTTAACATCACGCTGTAGCGCGTATTTGATTTATGtagaataacaataaacttataactttacataaattattaaaataataatacatttttagttaATGGTCAATCAATCATACATTTTGTTACGCATTATACTCGCATCAATCATCTTAGGTCAACAAATTTCGATCAGTGTTTACAAGACGCTGACTTTGATTCAGGAAGattagtgttttattaaaagtaaaacaagaGGAAGTACCTTGGTATTTGAATTACTTTATATGAGTATTAATCGATATAAATGTAGTGATAATATGTTCGACAAGTTTCAATGATTTACCAAAACATCGGATCATTGTAGTCAACGATAAAATAAGTTCCAAAAGTTAATAGAGCGAGAAGGGTCCTTGAATGTGAATGCCTAGAAGGAGAGAGGGATTTATCTAGAATAATGTCaaagatgacaatattatGAAGGGACGAATGACAGATCAATTTGAAGGAAGAAAACCTGAGCGGCTTACACATAGAGTGAGATAAAAAGatgatgaataaattaatgatataaGATGTCAAGGCAAAGCAAGTATAGACATTTAAGACGTTAAGCGTGTCCTCTGAATATAGTACGTGAAGACCTCTGATCGggttatttgatttttatagcACTGCTATAATTTCGAACTTGGAAATGAATCGTCCATTGTTAACCGTCTATTAAAATTGGTTTGAAGATCTTCATTATCATGATCATTTATGCGTCGTATAATGCCACGAGGCTCTAtaatgtgtttaaataaaaaaaaaatagtttcgaTAAGAAATCATCTGTACCAAGCGCCTAAATTTAAGATGAATTCAACGGtctagttaatatattttcaactaGATGAGATGTGGTAATACTGTAGATGAATAAAAATGGCAAACGAATTCaagatcttttttttatttaacctttGTAATAGTgagaaattttgaataatgtcCACGTATAAAATCATCCGTTGCGAGAAAAAACGATGAATAATTGAAGATCGTAACACTATGATAAATTCACCTAAGAAGTAGGCTAACATTTTTTGTCGATATTTCTGACCTAAATCAACAAATCAGTCATAATTTCATTGATGAATTGCTGCGCGTTAATGAATGCCTTAGTTTCATCTTAAGGTTAAACTGAAACACATATGAAAGAACTCCGATCTGAATTTGACAGTAAGTTTTTCGGCCATTCAAGTAATAggatcatttaatatttaaaagcagaTGAACATTGCTCGGTCGCATATCGGTGACAATTCGCCATTTTGATTAAGACCGTCTCCGGCTCGAGGCTGGCGTAATAAGCTCAACTTTGAGCTGAAAAGGAGACTTATTTTGTTggcattaaaacatattttcgttTAACGCTAATGATTCATTTAGGTTGGCAAATGAACACGCAACTTTCACAACGCACGTTGCGTAAACATGGTTTATGCAAAACTAGTTGGGAGCGGCGGCTTCGGTTGTCACACTTGATCACCGAGAAATGATAGTGGCACCATAACAATGACACGCATGAGGGCTAAAAGCAGGGTATTTTGCATGTATTCATTCTTGATTGTCGTTTATCTACTTTGACGTAGCTTACGTCAAAATTGTACATTACGTACTTTCTACAAAATTTGTGGACTCTTATTCAACTGATCTTGAAGTAATTTGGCagatatgtagaacatagtccggataaacacataggcttattacttttttttaattccgtgcggacggagtcgcgggcgacagctagtacattttataaattacgaaCATACAAAGTGACATTTTCGTAAAAGTACTAATAACTGGTAACAATATATGTATGAATCAATACGCACACATAAGCATGGATAGGCTTCAATAAACTGGTTTTCCTTTAACGTTTCATTGCATTCGTACTTGTAAAATAAGGGCACGGACTACTGACCTTCAATGATTAACCGCCGTAATAGCTCGCCCAGAACTACTAGGCCCTAATACCTaggtcatttaaaaaatatattacgtgGAACTTTATGGtacacaaacaaacaatatttttatattataaggtagcACCAGAGCAAGCCTCCACCTGAATTAGcagaaatagcaaagcgaatGCTACCCTTTGCCATGCGCAATTGCATATGCATTGCTTACCTTTATTCGACGGAGGAGGACGCTTACAGGAAGAAAATAATTCCCCTTTCTATACGTCCCTTCCTCAATAAAATCTACTTCCCCTCCCCATCCTTTCCTCacatgggggggggggtaatGAAGAAAAATTAGCTCTATAGTTGTCCTCAAAACGGTAATTTGAACAACTTCAAATGAATTACAGAAAAATTTATGATGTTTAATTGACAGAATCATTctgattttaatgtaattttttataatcaaggTCGAATACAAAAGGTACTATCCTTTGtgcgaaaataaaacatagaatAGAATATACAGTTATTGATgggaaaaaaactaaaaatgcCACAATGACTAcacgaaatattttaatacgaaaTTGTTTGTCGAGTTTCTGATTTGAAtgtatattcaatattttatacaagattTGTAAcgcaaaaatgtttttatttttattgtggacaaagttcaaataaaaaaataaacaaaaaggcATATTTGCAAATGACAAatgcttttaataatatacaaaaaaaaattaagtaaataagagGTTTCTTTAAAAAAGGTTGACTAAACAAGTGTCAAATGTCTTCAAAAATGACAAATTCCGTTAACCGCAGTCATATTCGGAAACAATTCATCCACCTTTAACCCTGAAAATgcacaaacaaaaaatttgcAAACAAAGCCAGATCAATGAACTTTGTTTAACAGGATTAACTACCAACATTAATTCTAACAAAAGGCAACCCTCAGTGTAACCTTAATACGATAAAGATGAAATGACGACTCCTTACTCTTTGTGGCGTTAGCCGTAtttttttgagaccaaaatgtctGTTTAAATTTGTCTCTGAAACCATCAGTAAGTAAACTTCAGTTAATTCTACATTGGATAATTGGTTTAATTCACAATTCTACTACTCGATATCGTCATTCCAAAAAGTATTAGtaagtgaaataaatttgatcaattttaacttttattgttCCTTCTATGTGAccaacttaaataaattactgtcaTCTCTTATTTCCGTTAATGCCCTGTAATTCCTTATCGGCCTCCCTTCGACTGGGAAAGCTTGTCATTTACCACGTCATTCATAAATCAAAGCAACATTGGATGTTCAAAAGTGAGtcgttaaaaaaatgatgattTGGCAATGCCGGTCTAATGATGCGCTTGCTGCTTGGTTACTTGTAAATGTCGACCTTAAAGGTTGACTTAATTGGAATCCTTGTCCTAGATAACGTAGAATAGTATTACTACAAGAAACAATCAATCATATTATatcagtaaattaaaattaattgcacACTTATGAATGTTGAACTAGTACTTAGGATTTGCGCTCCATTAATCGTAGTGAAACGTCATCTTAAATTTGTAGCATCCCCATTACAAAATGAAGCACGTACGTACTTGAACATCGTTACAAAACATTGGGAAGCTCGGATCCTGTAGCGGAAAATATCGTGCATACTATGCCGGTAATTACTGGCCTATTGTCGGTGGGTTTACAACTCGGTTGCGACAACAAGTCCTCTGTCCAAGGCGAGACTATTGCGCAATAATCAATTTTGCATTTACTTGTTTACCATGTTCTTTTGGAGTCATTGATAATTAATCGACGGTAGACAGTTGttttttatcgattttattCGTTTCGATTTAATCCTAATTTTTCAGAGGCTTACCGATTAATATTAAGTTCTTCTCTTTTTTACATTCATTtcgttcttttttaatttgttttttaacatgTCATGTTAAATTCTTTCCTCATAGTTTTGATTATAGACTTATGGATTTCTAGACGCGCAACATTTGGCGAACCGTAGTCTTGTGCAACTTTTTCAATTTGCATATGAGATTTTAGAGACTAGTATTTCGTATAGCGTTAGGTTTCCCATGAATGTGAGAAATGCACCTAAGTGTGATGTTTGACAATCTTTATCTTCATAGAACTATCGCTAATGCTGTTTAACATAAGTTTCACTTAGTTGTCACTTGTTAAACAATAAATGCTTATcttgttttacaataaataaattagtgcTTGGTCACAATCCAATTTGATATTAAGTGATGTTACCGAAAGACATcttaatatagaattaaaaagcaacagtctaatttttgacattaagctGAAAAAATGAACacgcaatttatttataacgtaaaattgaatttctttaataatatgtttttaagacACGATTCGTAATATCCACTAAAATACCAGTTGAAAAACAACCAAACTGGTTGATTACGACCTCGACTGCGAAATCCaccttattgatttttaatttaatcattatGCAAACTCGATCTGTTTTTTACCCGTCTTACAAGAGGGTAAAGTTTATCGCTCGTAcgaagtttgtttttatttgggTTTGCATATATGTGAGTTGATTTATGATGGCGTAGAGCTTAGAGTTTAAACGACTGAATAGATTTTCAACGGTTGAGGTGACATTCGATACGTCTTATACCCCGGTGTATCATAGTCAGttgggtttttatttttttaactaatttataaagcTATTGTTAATACTAATACTTGGCATTCTTTTGTCGCAAGTAACACCAGAGAATTGACTGGTGTTACTTGCGACAAAAGAATGCCAGTGAAACTTAAGGGTTTGGTGTATAAGTCCATGATAAGACCAGTCCTCAAGTACGGCAGTGAAACGTGGGCCATAACTCAAAAGAACGTGCATACCATTCAAGTTGCTGAAATGAAGATGTTGAGATGGATGTGCGGCGTAACCAGGCTCGATAAGATCCGCAACGAGTTCGTGCGAGGTAGCCTCGGTGTGCGCGATATCGCTGATAAGATGCAGGAGAGTAGGCTGCGATGGTATGGTCACATAAGGAGGAGGCCGCCGGACTACGTCGGTAATTTAGCACTACATCTTTCCCTTCCCGGCCGCAGATCCAGAGGCAGACCCAAAACTAGATGGAAAGATGTAGTGCTAAAAGACATGAGTGAGTGCCAAGTCTCAGATGAAGATGTCGAGGACAGGGCGAGGTGGAGGAAACTAATTGGAAAAGCCGACCCCACCATTATGTGGGATACGAGCTaggcagagagagagagagattgTTAATACTAATCTAATTcggtttagaaaaaaataattcaaaacctACTGCAAACTAGAAAAAAGCAAAcctttcacattttttacatatgaCTGTTTTAAAAacggtaataatttttttcaaggtTTTTGTACTTGAATGTAAATTGGATTAACtttgctttttatttgttttaaaataaataaacaacacttgtttttaatatgtttttattgtaagtaattatctcgaatttatatttatgccaTATAATATAAGCTAATAATCgtgtttttaatacttatgtatactttttacaatttcacaGGATTCAAGACCTACTATGTAATATGCATACGAACCATAATCGATTACGCAATAACGAACTATCCTGCTGAATAAAAAACCTAAAGCTAAAAGATGTTTtgcataatttattacttgacGTCGATGTCTTTCCATTGAAAGTTgtcgaataaaaataacaccaaTATCTTAACGGTCTTCTGCTAATGTGAGTTTCGATTATCGAAATACGTGTATATAAACATACTGACGTCACGCATTCTTTTTCAAAAAGCAGAGACAACAATGTTTTACTACTAGTGTTAGGGAAAAGAAATTTCACGGTTAGTTTGTACAGCTTGTGTGTACTGcgataaaatttcataataattggtaagaaatatatttatctgaAAATATACCTGTAATATTAGATTATACACATCGTTCAATTGTTTGCCAATTTATCGCCTATCACCGTAAAAGTTACATTAATCTGCCTACCTGTCACTGTCACTAATAAAGAAAGACCATCCGGCAACataaccttactaatattataaatgcgaatgtttgaatcgatgtttgtttgaaggtatcttcagaacggctcagcGGATCTCGATAAATTTAGCAttgatgtagatcatagtctggaagaaaacataggctacttattgtttttttttaaatgcgcgcggagtcgcgggcgacagcttgttaGATATAAGTCTAAACAATATGCCCATTCACATTCGCTAGGAGAATTGAGACAGATGTGTCGGCTGGTATTGTCCGTCGCATTATAAAGTAGTTCCAATGTTTATCAGGCATATCGTGACAGAATTACCTTATGTTTAGTGGGGTTCCGTAAATAACTATTGCGAAAATAATGtcgaaaatttaacgttaAGCTTAATGGatcagtatttttaaattaacgcaTAATCAATCAAAAGTATGCAAGTAAAAAAAGGATGGAAACAAATTCACAACAAAAATCCTAACCAATTACAACTCAATGAATAATCAAATATAAGGATATCATTGTCTTTTTCCTTCACGAAACCATTTAAAAAAGGTAACTCCATTTTAGGTAATATCATGTTATCGCAGGTTTTAACTCGTACAAGTTTATAAAAGAACTCTAAAACAAGTAGAGCAacgatgcgaatgtttatacaTATGAATTGAGATCGCGCGCTACTCAAACGAAACGAATCGTTTCGCGCATACATTACAGCCTTCGTGTCGTGGGGCTATTTGATTCAATTTTGAGGACAATCATATTCATAATTATCAGTAACaccttaaattacattataattattaattaaagtaactatttaatatgctttcttttttaactttgaaagtaaaacttaagaaaatcaattgttttttaatttttattaactgtacCCCATGaacaaatacttatttttaatattttttgctattcATTGATACTTGACAACGATAAaacgtaaattattatatatagaaTTAATCGTAATTATTTCGAAACAATTTTGTAAACCAAGATCTGGGTGATTCAAAATGAGCAGACGTGATTTATGATAgtcacttaataaataattcttaccCGCTTAAATCAGTGCTGTTACGAAATGGTGGGAGCAATGTGTGCGAATTCTGTTGCTTAATCCATTGTCAgctgtattgttatttttatctattccCACATAACTATCGCTTTTGTGGTAGATGGTGAATGTTGTGGTATACAGAGTGTTTCTAATTACTCTGCGATTGTCCGATCGGAGGCTGTTGTAGCTTTTTGAATGGACAACTGAATGGAGTATAATTGTGTAAATTGCTGTTTAATTGCATACATAGttgccatttaaaatattaaataaacaagtgaGGACAAAACAAAAGATTGTGCTGGTATAGAAAATAAGACATTAAACAATCATGAGAAATGAGAGCTTACCACCACAACCAAATATCAAGATGTTATGGGATAAggttaaataaagaatactgAAGAGTATATCTTTCAGTCAGTTcacgtaaaaatataaaaaaaagaaagaaaatagtCATGAATAAAGCAGCAAGAGAGACGGTTGCACACATCTCTTCGcttattgaaaattgaaatctTAAAAGCAGAAAAGGAACAACGTACTTTAGCTTTGAcaaacatcctgtataatgTTACACGGCCTTCCTCAACAATAAACCTGACTCACAACACCTTAAGCTCTTTTGTTTCAAGCAATATgaataattatgataaattcAATCAATGCAATTaacttatatgttttaaataagtgaTGATTTTAGGACCACTGGTCTTATgtcacataaataataataaagccaGACAATCATGGTCTTTGTTCTTAAGAATAAAGGATATGATTAATGAGATTTGATATTTATAGTTTCTTCCACGTATCAATATAGTTGTCAATAATCCTAACATGAGCAAGcctaatgtgttttttcaaGACCACGACGTGTAGCGTTTTATTGAGCCTGCGTGCAAGTTGcaagaatattatttaacatagtttaaatgaaatggaaggaaaaaaatgtagtttgtttattttaaaacgagaccttttaaaagtaaaagtatatGAGCATGGTTAAACAGATTATTTTGCAAGTATTTATACAAGTACCAATAAATTCAATCTGTAATACAACGGCGCCGTGGCTTAGTTGGTTAAAGCGCCTGTCTAGTAAACAGGAGATCACGAGTTCGAATCTCGTCGGGGCCTGAAattcatcatttttatatcatttatacaactatgtttattattaattcaatatccTTTTCTAGCAGAATTATGATAATGCAGATATTTAACACTGCTcggatttttttacttagatcattaaatacaaagacacgtttataatttactagatTCCTTTacaagtataaattataacgATCATATAACGTTCAAAGACTTCACTTCGAGACAAAACAGTGGCAACTATTGT
It encodes:
- the LOC123722089 gene encoding uncharacterized protein LOC123722089, translating into MPVKLKGLVYKSMIRPVLKYGSETWAITQKNVHTIQVAEMKMLRWMCGVTRLDKIRNEFVRGSLGVRDIADKMQESRLRWYGHIRRRPPDYVGNLALHLSLPGRRSRGRPKTRWKDVVLKDMSECQVSDEDVEDRARWRKLIGKADPTIMWDTS